In Erwinia pyrifoliae DSM 12163, the genomic window CTTCTATCCAGTGCGGATTCAACAAAGTTAGTAAATTATCAGATGGCGCGTTCGCAGTGCGAATAATTAAACAAGATTCAGGATTTATATAATAAATAACAGGATAGTCTTAGTGGTTAATGATGACTGGCGGCCGACCATCTTAGGGCTAATCTTCCCCAGGCAGTTGTTGCGCAACATCCCACCACAGCTTATTTAAGGCAAAGTCACGATCGGTCTTATCCCGAGGCTTTTGCCAGGGTTTATCAAGGATAAAGTGGATATTTTTGACCCGCGCAAGCTGCCAGACAGCAGGATGCTGATGCGGCAAGGTCTTAAGTGCATTATATATCCAGGGCAGCGGCCGCCAGCGCGCACGATAAAACTGATTAAGGAAATCTTGTTCGGGGAACCTGTATTCCGTCAGATCATCCATCGCTGCAAGCGCGATCAGCATGTTATCAAACACCTCATTGTCCGGCTTCAGCAGCAGAAAACCGCTGTTCAGGTAGTTATCTACCTTATCGGCTTGTTCAACGTGATCGACGCCCGTACACCAGCTGTAGAAACAGTTTTCAGCTATCCAGCTGGCCGGATAGCTGGCTAACTTTCCAGGATTACAGCGGCAGGCGTGGCAGGCGGCAATGGTGCCGTCCGCTAGCGGATGGCTGAAAAGCTCATCCATATTTTGCATCACCAACATGTCGGCATCAAGAAAGGCGACCTGCTCAAATTCAGTTAAGGCCCAGACCGCCAGCTTAGTCCAAACTTCAGAAAAACGCGCGTGGGCATAACGTTCTGACAGCTGTGGGTTGGGGCGGATTGGCGCAACGTCACGCAAAATGCAGCCTTGCTGCTCCAGCCGCTGACGTGCTGTGGCATCAATATTTCCGGTTATCATCACCACCAGCGGATAGCGGCTTTGTGACGCCTGAAGTGAGGCGTGCAGCGTTCGTACGCCCGGCAGATAATCTGGCTGCGTCAGTAAAGTGACCCAGGCTTTCATTGCTTACTCCTTCATCCAGCATTAACACCTGGGATGGATGACTGAAGCTGTGTTGTGAATCTCAACAATAGCTTATGGCAAAATTAGCCTGTCTCCGTTGCCTGACGTCGCACTTTTAATCGGTCATTAACAGTTCGTATCGAGGGTAATAACTGCGCTGAATAAAAAGTAAAGCGGGGAGACAGCTGCAAGCGTTAAGCGTAGAAGGGAAATCGTATTTTTGCCGAATAAGCGGACTAAAACCCGCCTGGTTCGTTTTTTTGCACCACGTATTCGACAGGACGCAGATAGCGCAAAGTCGCATCGATAACCAGCTGGCGGTTACGCGCAAGAATCTGTTGTTCGCTCTCATTGTTAGCGAACAGAGTATGGAAGGTGTAGCGGTTAGCCACGCAGTGTGTACAGATACTGCTGATCAGGCGATGCACGTCGACGGTGGCTATCCTTGGGTCAAATTCTCCACTCTGTTTACCGCGAACCAGAATCTCCTCCAGCACTTGCAGGGCGCTTTGGTTAAGCGTTTTGAACGCGTCTGACTGAGTGATATAGCGACCGCGTATCAAGTTTTCACTACAGATAAGTCGTATAAAATCAGGATGGGTAACGTGATAGTCGAAGCTGGATTCAGCCAGGCGAGCTATAGCTTGCGATGGGGTCATTGCTGACAGGTTAAGCCCGGCTTCATGTTGGCGCATTTCCTGATAAACAAGATGCAGCACGGCGATGTAAAGCCTTTCTTTATTATTGAAGTGGTAAACCACCATACGTTTGGTGGTTTGCGCGTGTGCCGCTATTTGCTCCATTCGGGCGCCCGTCAGACCGTATTCGGCAAACGTTTTTAATGCACTGGCAAGGATGCGTTTCTTTAATCCTTCAGGATCGTTTTTGCGTTTGGCAGGGATTAGCATAACCGTTCAACATCCGTCGTTCTTTCACTGAAATCTCTGCCAGAGTATCGCCAGTTGAGGCGGCTTACAAATCTGCCTGCTCTACAGGGTGTTAAACCAGGGATGAGTGCGTTCAATAACGCTGATATGGTGCTGTTTCATTCGCTCAGCCAGCTGTGCCGTTCCCGGCAGCGAATGGCCACGCAATAGCGCTTCTGCGGTAACGGCAAACGCAACGATGCCCCGGGCGGCAATATCGGCTGCGGCAATATAACCCGTTAGCAGGTGGTGATTGCCACAGCTCTCCTCCTGCTTGTGTCGGCAGCTCACCAGCAGATTGGCTAAAACCAGGTACAGATGATGCGCATCTCCCAATAAGGCGACACGGCAACTGGATCTGTTCAGCACTTTGTTGAGTTGGGCAAATACCGCCTGGTGATCTTCAGCACTGAACAGCATGGCCAACGTTTTTTGCCAGCATTGATAGGTAAGCAGAAATAGCCTGTATTGAACCAGTGACAGGCTGGCATGCTGCCAGGGGAAATGCTGGCTGAATACCGCGACGTTGTGCTGCAGCTGAGTAAACCGAGATGCATCGTTAGGCTCTTCAGCCAGCAGAGGAGCCAGCTGGTCAATAAACGCTGATATCTCCTTCTCTGCGTTGGACGTAAGCAGCGGCAGAGCTTTACGCTGCTGCAGGAGTTTCAATAACGTGAGGTCGTAAAACGCAGCGCTCACGACCTCCCCGGCTAATAATGCCCGGTTAAGTTGTTGGATAAGTTCGGCTGACTGCACCGTAGATCGCTGTTGCAGCAGGGTCTTATGCAGCTGGAAATAGGCCGGAGATGGGCTGAGTTCAGTATTCATCGTAAGCCTCGCATTGAAGGTGGCTCCAGCCGATGGCCGGAGAAGTGCCACAAAGTATGGCAGATAATACTTAGTGCTAAAGGCGTAAGGCTTTTTTCAGCAACAATCCATTCCAACGTTGAAGCATGTTGGCTGGTCGGGCTTTATCCCGTCATTAACCGGAGGTTGAGTCAATACTGCTTATTTATTGTAATGTTATAAAGTAGCATATATCATCCGCCGCGCGGGTCTGACCTGCAGGGTTCCATTTTACCGGAGAAAGGATTGATAACCTGATGCTCAAATTTGCTCTCTCGCCTCTGCTGGCTATGCTGCTCGCCGTGGTTAATGCTCCAGTCAACGCAGCCCCTGAGCGGGTCGCCGCACTGGTCGCCCCGTTTGAAATTAAAGGCAGTGACCCCACTTTGTCAGGGGATATCTTCCTGAAAATGTCCATCGTTGAAACGCTGGTCAATGCCGACAGTCACGGACAGCCGCTGCCGGGTCTGGCCAGCAGCTGGTCGGTAACAGAGAATGGTCTGGTGTGGCGCTTCACGCTGCGTTCCGGCGTGAAATTCCATGACGGCAGCACGTTGACGGCGCAGAACGTGGTTAACGCGCTCAACGTTGCCAGGAGCAAGCCGGGCCTGTTGGATAAAGCGCCAATAGCTGATATTCGTGCCGAGGGGCAGCAGGTTCTGATTGCGCTTACCCAGCCGTTTACCCCATTACTGAGCATGCTGGCGGAAAACCGGGCGCAGATCCTCGCTGCCGCCTCGTATAACGATGCGCATAAAGTGGTACAGGTCATCGGCACCGGGCCGTACCGTCTCACCTCGCTTCAGCCGCCTCAGAAATTGACCGTGGCGCGCTTCCACGATTATTGGGGTGCAGCCCCGTCTATCGAACAGGCCAGCTATATGGCGGTGGGCCGTGCAGAAACGCGGGCGCTACTGGCCGAGAGCGGCAACGCCGATCTGGTGCTGAATCTCGACCCGGCCAGCCGCAGTCGGCTGAATAAAAATGCCAAAGTACAGCTGCTGTCGATGGCCATTCCGCGCAGCGTACTGTTAAAAGTGAATGCCGGGCATCCGCTGCTGGCCGATGTGCGCGCGCGCCAGGCGTTGAGCATGGCGCTGGATCGCGATGGTATTGCCCGCGCCATTCTGCGTTACCCGGCGGCGGCTGACCAGCTGTTCCCGCCTTCCGTGGCGCAGTGGCATAACGCCAGCCTGGCACCACTGAGTCACAATTTGCCGCAGGCGCGGGCGCTGCTGGCTGAACTCGGCTGGAAACCGGGCGCAGAGGGTACGCTGCAACGTAACGGCCAGCTGTTTTCTCTTACGCTGACCACCTATCCCGATCGCCCGGAACTGCCGCTGATTGCTGCCGCCATCCAGCAGCAGCTGCGAGATATTGGCGTACAGGTGGCAATAAACACGACAAATTCCGGTGAGATAGCCGCCATGCACCATGACGGTACGCTGGAGCTGGCGCTGGTGGCGCGCAATTTTGCGCTG contains:
- a CDS encoding TetR family transcriptional regulator produces the protein MLIPAKRKNDPEGLKKRILASALKTFAEYGLTGARMEQIAAHAQTTKRMVVYHFNNKERLYIAVLHLVYQEMRQHEAGLNLSAMTPSQAIARLAESSFDYHVTHPDFIRLICSENLIRGRYITQSDAFKTLNQSALQVLEEILVRGKQSGEFDPRIATVDVHRLISSICTHCVANRYTFHTLFANNESEQQILARNRQLVIDATLRYLRPVEYVVQKNEPGGF
- a CDS encoding glycosyltransferase family 8 protein, which gives rise to MKAWVTLLTQPDYLPGVRTLHASLQASQSRYPLVVMITGNIDATARQRLEQQGCILRDVAPIRPNPQLSERYAHARFSEVWTKLAVWALTEFEQVAFLDADMLVMQNMDELFSHPLADGTIAACHACRCNPGKLASYPASWIAENCFYSWCTGVDHVEQADKVDNYLNSGFLLLKPDNEVFDNMLIALAAMDDLTEYRFPEQDFLNQFYRARWRPLPWIYNALKTLPHQHPAVWQLARVKNIHFILDKPWQKPRDKTDRDFALNKLWWDVAQQLPGED
- a CDS encoding ABC transporter substrate-binding protein, which codes for MLKFALSPLLAMLLAVVNAPVNAAPERVAALVAPFEIKGSDPTLSGDIFLKMSIVETLVNADSHGQPLPGLASSWSVTENGLVWRFTLRSGVKFHDGSTLTAQNVVNALNVARSKPGLLDKAPIADIRAEGQQVLIALTQPFTPLLSMLAENRAQILAAASYNDAHKVVQVIGTGPYRLTSLQPPQKLTVARFHDYWGAAPSIEQASYMAVGRAETRALLAESGNADLVLNLDPASRSRLNKNAKVQLLSMAIPRSVLLKVNAGHPLLADVRARQALSMALDRDGIARAILRYPAAADQLFPPSVAQWHNASLAPLSHNLPQARALLAELGWKPGAEGTLQRNGQLFSLTLTTYPDRPELPLIAAAIQQQLRDIGVQVAINTTNSGEIAAMHHDGTLELALVARNFALTPEPLGTLLQDYAPRGGDWGAMNWSNATFDQTLARLETGSNAADSQQQRELLTRILQSELPTIPVVWYQQSAAVSPRLSGAVLDPFERSFGLEKMRWAE